The window GGGCTCTGCTGCAGGGCTGAGCTTTGCCGGTACTCAATCGCCTCAGGGATCTCTTCGAACTGCAGCACGTCACCGGCTAGGTCACGAAGTTGCGCCAGCGCCTCGTGCGGAGTTGCATAGAAAAACTCGCGTCGCAGATTGATGCGGTTCACGCGGCGATCGGCCAAGCGACGATGCATCTCTGCCTCGATCCCGACGGCGTCGTTAGCGAAGAAAAGTGAGTGGACGTCGAAGTTGAACGGGACGGAAGCGTCCCCCAGTTCCCGGACTCGGTCCATCGGGTCAAGGCGGCGAGTCATACCGACCTTGATCATGCGCTCACCGAACGCCCCGAGGTTCGAGATGACGTACACGTATCCGGCCCGGTGATTCGCCGCACGATAGTCCACGTCTTCGATCTTCTTGGCCACGTCCTCGATCTGCTCGGCCAACCGGGCCGCACCTTCTGCGTCGCCGTTGGCAAGCAGCGCCGCTCTCACGTTCTCGTAGTGCTGGCGTTCTTTCTCCAGCTTCTCCTTCTCACGCTCAAGCTGCTGCTCAACTTTCCGCTCCTCGCGCAGCCGTGCCCGCTCTTCCTTCTCACGTTCCTTTTCGTCGGCCTGCTTGGCTAGGAAGTCCGCGGTGAGCTTGAGTTCCGCGACTCGCAGCCCGTGGTACTGGGGCGCGATCGCGATCTGCATCGACGCCCCGAGCTTCGCGATCAGCGCCACGGACTTGTTCAACTTGTCCAGACTCGCCTCCAGCCGGTACGGCCTCATGCCCCGAACCAGAGCATCAGCCTCACCGTTGTAGGCACGCAGCATCAGCTTCGACGTTTGGGTGATCATTCGGGTGCCCTCGGCCTTCGAGCCGTTCACCGTCCAGCCCTTCACCCCCGTAACAGCTCCACCGTCCTTCTTGGCCATCTCCTTGATCCGGACCCGAATTGCATCGAGGCTCGCCCGGTAGGCGTCGGCGTTCTCCAGCGGATGCTGATACTCATAAATACCGACCTCCTGCAGCAGGAGGGTCTCCTCCAGCTGCGCCACCTGAGACTTCAACAGCACCGTCTCTGCCGCCAGAGCATCGCGCCGGGCAGTCAGCCCGCTAGCCTCCGCGGCGAACTTGTCCAGCGATGCTGAACGGCTCTGCTCCTGCTCGCGCTCTTGTGCCTGGAACAGTTGCTGCGCCGAAAGCCGTTCCGCCTCGATCTGGATGGCGTCC is drawn from Promicromonospora sp. Populi and contains these coding sequences:
- a CDS encoding DUF4041 domain-containing protein, coding for MRAELERVGAMDAIQIEAERLSAQQLFQAQEREQEQSRSASLDKFAAEASGLTARRDALAAETVLLKSQVAQLEETLLLQEVGIYEYQHPLENADAYRASLDAIRVRIKEMAKKDGGAVTGVKGWTVNGSKAEGTRMITQTSKLMLRAYNGEADALVRGMRPYRLEASLDKLNKSVALIAKLGASMQIAIAPQYHGLRVAELKLTADFLAKQADEKEREKEERARLREERKVEQQLEREKEKLEKERQHYENVRAALLANGDAEGAARLAEQIEDVAKKIEDVDYRAANHRAGYVYVISNLGAFGERMIKVGMTRRLDPMDRVRELGDASVPFNFDVHSLFFANDAVGIEAEMHRRLADRRVNRINLRREFFYATPHEALAQLRDLAGDVLQFEEIPEAIEYRQSSALQQSP